The Nitrospirota bacterium DNA window GTAAGATCAACAAATACTTCATCTATGGAATACTCCTCAACATCAGGTGAAAAACGACGGAGTATCTCAAACATCCTTATGGAGAAGAGGCTGTAGGTCTCATAATCAGACGGAAGCAGCACAACATCCGGACAGACCTTTTTTGCCTCAAACAATCGCATCCCGCGCTCCACCCCCATGGCCTTTGCCTCATAACTTGCCGCAGCAACTATACCCCGCTCCTTTCCTGTTATAACAGGCCTGCCTCTAAGTTCAGGATGTATTGCCTGCTCACAGGATGCAAAAAAAGCATCCGCATCCATATGCATTATGGCCCTGGGCCATGAGTGTATTGTAATCATGTCATGCTCATATGTTGCTACATGTTGACGGTAGCACCAACCATGATAGCCATATAGTTTCGCACACAAAGTTGACGCTCAAAAATGCCCAGGTGCAAGGAAGGACGCCGCACGACCCATTGCATTTACTACGCAGCAATGGGTACCCCGTATTTTTCAGCGTCAACTACTTATACTTCCTCACCACTGCCGTTACCACCCCTGCAATCTTCAACTCACTTTTAGGCCTTATCGTCTTATACTTTGGATTTGCAGGGACCAGCGTCGCCATATCCCCGCGCTTTCTCAGGTACTTCATGGTCCACTCCCCATCTACCTCGGCAATCACGATATTGCCGCTTTTGGGGGCCTGAGACCTGTCTACTATAACCATGTCACCTGGAAGTATACCGGCCTCAATCATGGAATCACCGGAGACCTTCAGCAAAAATGTAGCCTCACGGTTCTCTACAAGGAGGTCATCAAAAGACAATGTGTCCGCCAACTCTTCCTCGGCCGCGCTTGGGAATCCGGCCTCCACAGTCCCAAGGACCCTGATACCTGATACTAATGAGCGTGGGATAAGCCTCCCTGTATGATCCCTTTCAACCACCCCCATTTCTTCAAGCCTGTTTACAAATTTGAATACAGAATTCTTTGACCTTAGCCCAAGCATCTCCCCTATCTCGGAAAAACTTGGCATACGCCCCTGCTGCTTATAGAACCGGACTACGGCATTAAACCTCGATTTTAACTTAGCCTCTCTCCTATGTTCCTGCTTCACTCGAAATAGCCTTTCAAATCCCCCCCTGACCCCCTTTTCTAAAGTGGGGCAACTAATTTCCCCCTTTGAAAAAGGGGGATTAAGGGGGATTATTTCCATGTACCTTGTGAGCCCGCGGCTCATGACTGTTCATCCGAGAATCACCTTGAGATCAAGTATAGGTGAACGTTCGTTCACTGTCAAGGGGCATATCATCATTTATTGCAATAAACCGCTTTATTACAGTAATATGTCAGCATGATAGAAAACCATCGCCTGCGGGAGACTGCCCTCCTCTTTCTCAAACTCGGCCTCACCGCATTCGGCGGTCCTGCGGCTCATATAGGCATGATGCGGGACGAGGTAGTAAAACGCCGTAAATGGGTGGATGATCAACACTTCCTTGACATGCTCGGGGCTACAAATCTTATACCCGGCCCCAACTCAACGGAAATGACTATCCACCTCGGATATATCCGGGCCGGGTGGAAAGGACTAATAGCCGGCGGTACATGCTTCGTTCTTCCTGCCATGATAATGGTCATGGCAATAGCGTGGGCATATGTAAGTTTTGGCACAACTCCCGAGGTGTCGTGGCTCCTCTACGGAGTCAAACCAGTAGTCATAGCGATAATAGTGCAGGCACTCTGGGGGTTAGGGCGAACGGCAGTTAAAGGGGTGTTAACTGCAATGATTGGTCTTACCGTGCTTATACTCTATTTTCTTGGTGTTAACGAGATACTACTCCTTTTTTCCGGCGGGTTTGTTGCAATAATTGCGAAGAACCTCCCCGGACAATACAACAGGAGCCTCTCACAAGTTATTGCGCCGGCAGGAGGATTCGCATTGCCTGCAGCATTGACTGTCATTACTCCCATCAAGTTATCACACCTGTTCCTGATATTCCTCAAGATCGGCTCAGTATTGTATGGAAGCGGATATGTGCTTCTCGCCTTTCTGCGTGCTGATTTTGTAACCCGCCTCGGCTGGCTCACAGACCAGCAATTGATTGACGCCATAGCAATCGGCCAGCTAACGCCGGGGCCTGTGTTTACTACAGCGACCTTCATAGGTTATATCCTCGGGGGCCTTCCAGGGGCAATACTCGCAACCGTCGGCATCTTTCTGCCCTCGTTTATCTTTGTAGCCATCAGCAATCCATTCATCCCCCGCATCAGACAATCTCCCCGTATAAGTGCCTTTCTGGATGGCGTAAACATTTCATCCCTCGGTCTTATGGCCGCAGTAACGATTCAGTTAAGCAAAACATCCCTCATAGACCCCCTTACGGTTATTATTGCCATCCTATCCGTAATCCTGCTCGTCTACTTAAAAGTCAATTCAACATGGCTCATATCAGGAGGCGCTGCTGCCGGCCTCATCAGAAGCTTCCTGGCATAAATACCCACTTACAATGCATTGACACCCGTCCGTCAATTTGATATTATTACATCATACTTTCGTAATTTCTAAATTACAGAAAGACTATAAAGGGTAAACTATGGAAAAAGAGATATACGAGATGCATGCGAGCATTTGCCAGATTATGGCGAATGCAAAGAGGCTCGAGATTATCAGCATCCTTGGCAACCGGGAATTATCAGTCGGTGAGCTTGCTGAAAAGATGGATATCAGGATGGCCAATCTCTCCCAGCATCTGTCTATAATGAAGGCAAAGGGAATCCTCAAATCCCGCAGGGAAGGTGTGAGCATCTATTATCGCATTGCAAACCCGAAGGTGGTACAGGCCTGCAAATTGATGCGTGATGTTATGATGGAACAGATCAGGGAAAAGGGGCAGCTATCGGTGTCAGGTTAATCTATTGACACAAACATACCATATTGGTATTTTATATCTGTGCTGTTCACCCTCATGCATATTATTCATCTCCTTACCGTCATAATCTGGATCGGCGGTCTAAGCTTCATTACTATTATTATCATTCCTATGCTCATCAAATGGGATGACCCGTTACAGAAGGTGCTAACTTTTCAAAGGATAGAACACAGATTTGCCCCTGTCGCAAGGGTTTATAATGTCATTACCGGTTTAACCGGTTTCGTGATGGTCTATCTCACAGGGTGGCACAAGCTCTATCTTACAGCAAAGGGTCTGCCATTACTCATCATGACCCTTATATGGCTGATCTGGTTTATAATGCTATTCGGTCTCGAACCACTTATCGTAAAGAAGATGCTCGACAGGATGGTAAAAAGCGGTGTAAAGATCGAGATAGAGGCAGTATTTTCCAGGATGAACGCGATGCATTGGATCCTGCTGACACTATCACTCGCAGCATCCGTAGCAGGAATAGTCTTCGCACATAGCTATTATTAGAAAACATCTCTTCACAGAATCAGGTAAATATATGCCATGATTACCAGAACACTCAGGGCAGTACTCGTATCAGTAGTCCTCATGCTGACATTCACTGGATGCAATGAAAATACCTCCCGCCGGTCGCACCAGGTTTCTAAGGGTCTTAAAACAATAGCAACAGGCCTTGATTTTCCTCTTTATCTCACAACGGCACCTGATGATAATAACCGGCTTTTTATTGTTGAAAAAGGCGGACTCATCCGTATTATAAAATATGGTGTTTTATTAGAGACCCCCTTCCTGGATATCCGTAAACTTGTCTCAAACGGTAATGAACAGGGTCTCCTTGGACTTGCCTTTGATCCCGGATATGTAAGAAATCACCGATTTTATGTAAGCTACACTGACAATGCCGGTGATTCCAGAATCGTACGTTATCTTGTCACCGGCAATCCGGATATCGCTCAGGCTGCTCCAGACCTTGTCCTCCTGACAATTGACCAGCCATTTCCCAATCATAACGGCGGGAATATAGTCTTCGGACCGGATGGTTATCTGTATATTGGAATGGGTGATGGTGGTTCTGGAAACGACCCACAGGGTAATGGCCAGGATATGACAGATTTACTTGGATCTCTGCTGAGGATTGATGTACGACCTCAGGGAAATTATACCATTCCGGTTGACAACCCCTTCATTAGTCAGCCGTCTGCCAGACCAGAGCTATGGGATATTGGACTGCGGAACCCATGGCGGTTTAGCTTCGACCGCAAGACAGGGGATCTCTATATTGCTGATGTTGGACAGAATGCACGTGAAGAGATTGACATAGCCCCTGCCTCGCAAGGCGGTGGTAAGGGCGCAAACTATGGCTGGAATATCATGGAGGGTACCATCTGCACACCCGGAATTAATCCCGGCTGTCAAAAAACAGGACTGACAATGCCGGTTCTGGATTATGACCACAGCGGCAACGCTTGTTCCATCACAGGAGGTTATGTCTACCGGGGATCCGACATCCCTGAGTTTCAAGGGACCTATTTCTATGCAGACTACTGTGCCGGATGGGTAAAGAGCTTTGTTTACAGCAATGGTACTATCACGGACAACAAGGATTGGAAATCACTCAGGCCAGGCGGCTATATCACCTCCTTTGGAGAAGATGGACAGGGTGAACTCTATATACTCACTTCTCAGGGCGGTGTCTATCGTATTGATGCTGCCGTTCTTTCTCCGTAAGGATATTCGCTTGTTTCACAATAGTAACCACATGCCTATAGTGTGCCGTTTACCAGGATTTTATCAGCTGCATATGATCCTTGTCATAGCAAACAGGATTTCCACCGTATTAAAATGATGTGATCAGAAATGAATTTGGGAGGAAGTATTTCCAATGATTGCCACAGATGCATTGAAGAAAGATCACAGGGTAATTGAAAAGATGCTCAGGTTGCTTGAATCAGCATCTAAGAAGTTGGAGAATGGTGAAAATGTGCCAGTTGATATACTCAATAAGGCATTGGATTTCATCAGGAATTTCGCTGACAATTATCATCATGGCAAAGAAGAGGATATCCTGTTCAAGATCATGGGGGAGAAAGGATTTGCCAAAGAAGGCGGTCCTATTGCCGTAATGCTCGATGAACATAATACAGGCAGGGGCTATACACGGGCATTGTCAGAAGGGATTGATAAATACGCATCCGGCGATATTAATGCAATAAAGGAAATAGCTGAGAATGCCCGGAATTACACGCGTCTTTTAGCCACCCATATCATGAAGGAAGACAACATCCTCTATACGATGGCGGATAAAATACTACCGGAAGATCAGCAGGAAGAACTGCTTAATAAATTTGCAGCTGCAGAAATGGACCAATTAGGCATCGAACTGTTACAATACTATTTGAATATGCCGGATCAACTGATCAAATCAATCACCTGACAATTCCTGTTCATCTGCATCAAACCTTATATGTCTTTCCTCCATAGTTAAGCAGCTTACCGCTGATAAACACCGCTTGACACGTATTACGAGTTTGGATTATTTTTATACAACATGAATCCATATGACAAATTTCTTTATCCTAGTTATGCATATCCCCAGTCGCATCCCGATAATCTTGCGACATTAGCCACTTTATTTGGAATGGAACATGCTCCTGCAGACCGCTGCCGTGTTCTTGAACTGGGCTGCGGAAGCGGAGGCAATATAATCCCTATGGCCCTTGGATTACCGGAAAGCAGGTTTGTAGGTATAGACCTTGCAGAGGTCCCAATTACTGAAGGACAGGCTATGATTAATACCCTTTGTCTGAAAAATATCATTCTCAGAAAAATGGATATTATGGATGTCTCTGCTGAACTGGGACAATTCGATTACATCATTGCCCACGGACTGTTTTCATGGGTTCCGCCTCTGGTACAGGATAAGATTTTTTCCATTTGTAAAGACCTGCTGCTTCCGAATGGGATAGCGTATATTAGTTATAATACTTACCCCGGTTACCACCTGCAAGGTATGGTACGGGAGATAATGCGCTTTCACTCCACCCAAATTGATGAACCTAAGGAGAAGATCAGCCATGCGCTGAATTTCGTTAAATTTTTATCAGAGTCAATTCCAGATAACACATACAGGTTAATCCTGAAAGAGGCAGTGGAACAAATGGGAAAAAGACGGGATGAGGGTATATACCACGATGAACTTGCTGAGTTTAATCTGCCGGTCTATTTTTACAGTTTTATGGAACGTGCTGAGAATCACGGCTTGCAGTATTTATCCGAAGCTAACTTCTACGACATGCAGGAGTCATTCCCTTCGGAAGTCACAGATACCCTTAGCACCCTCGCAAAAGACAGCGTGGTACTGAAGGAGCAATACCTCGATTTCCTCAAATGCCGGAGGTTCAGACGCTCTCTCCTCTGCCGGCAGGGTCTCAATCTTAATCGGACACCTCAGCCGGAACAGATGTATAATTTCTATATAGCATCTTCAGCACAGACTATGTCACAATTATCTGACATAACATCAGAGACAGAGGAAGAATTCCGAAATGCTCAAGGGGCTTCAATGAAGACAGGACACCCGCTTGCAAAAGCCGCAATAGCAGAGTTAGCCAATGCCTGGCCAGCGTCACTTGATTTCCATGAATTATTGAACCGCGTAAGAAATCGTTTTCAAGGCAAAAATGTCGCTGCGCTTGAAGGAGATGAAACTTCTCTATCCAAAATAATATTATGGACATATGCTGCAGGGCTCGTAGAATTACATACTTATCAACCGGCCTTTACGCTGGATATTAGCGAACGTCCTGTTGCAAGTCCTCTGGCGCGGCTGCAATTGCTGAGCGGCAACCGTATCACTAACCTGCGTCATACGAGCGTGCAAATGGAAGGCCCTCTCGAACAACGGCTGTTGCTGCTATTGGATGGCACCAGGGATCGTACAGCCATATTGAATGAATTGGCCAATCTGGTTGAGTCCGGAGCAGCATCATTGCGCATGAATGATGTTGAGGTAAGGGACAGATCAGAAGCAATTGATATCCTCAGTAAAGGACTGGAGACTTCACTCAAACAGATATCACGTCTCGCGTTACTTGTAGAATAATATCTATGCAGTTGCTGAATAGAAAACTCCACGCGTTTCTTTGAATGTTACTGACACAAACTCAGCGCCAATAATGTACTCTGTCTCTCCATTGTAAAGCGACTTACTTGCATTGTTAATTTTCACAATGCCTTTTAACCAGGAACCGCTGATCTTAATAAACATGCCATGGCTGAGCTTACTGAAACACTTGAAGCGAATACCGTTCCTGGACAGATCAATCATCTCAGCAATATTACCCTTCTGAGGCCATGTTGTGTAATAATAAAACTTGTCTGATTTTTTAATTCTTGGCCCGGATCTCTTGCATTCTCTTTCAAATTGATCAACTCCAAACTTCTTTAAAGGGCTTTTACATGTTGGACAACATCCCTTTGAGCTATCATCACGTGAGAGCGGCCTCTTACAGAAACTGCAGTAACTTGTAATTTTTAGCGCTCTGTTTATACCCGAATTGCTGAAAGTATTATTAGTGTATTTTTCTAACATCATTTTATCGTATTCCCGTCTTTTAGCTTCATCTTTGAGTGATTCATACGCCTCATTTATCACTTGCGCCTTCCATTTTTCTCCACCAAGATCCGGGTGCTGTTTTAATTCTAACATAATCGCTTTATAACTTGCCCGAATAACCTCGAATGGAGCATCAGGCTGAACCTGCAGCACACGATAGTAATTGCGTCTGTTTTTCATAACCTCTCTGAAATTCAGCAGTTATTTGATGATTTTCTGTTTTTATGGCAGAAAGAAATTTGCTTATTTATAAAAAGCACTGGAATAATTTCTATTGTATAACAGTATCTTGTTGGCATAACAGGTCTCCTTAAAAATTATTACCTCATATATACCACAATAACCATGTTTGCTACAAGGAGCATCTTGAGACAGCAATAGGCCAGCGCATTTATGGTCAACGGTGACCGGAAGACTTTAAAGTTGAATATTTCAAAACGGAATGAGAATACGGAAGATAACCCTGTATCATTTTATTCTCAACTCATCTCCCGTCAGAAAAGTTAATAAACCTTGGGACCCGTATGATCCAGCAGATCGTGGCGCTGTGATTACTTCAATTACCCGCATTCGATTCGATTTTTCTCACTTTTTTTCCTTGATATTCCTTTAGCGCTGAAAGGAGCAGGAGTTCAAGAAATAGATATGATTTCAGGCCTTGAGTTGGTACAATAGAGCAAGAAAACTGACAGGATAATGTAATGAATAAGAAAACCCCGACGCGGAAGGCAATTAAAACGAAAAAAATGCGCTCTCTGCATGATTACGTGTCAGAGGTATCGGAACAGACTGATGTGAGGGTTGGTATGCCATTGCCTATGGGAACCTATGCACGCGGTGATGGGGTGAACTTTGCTTTCTTCAGCCGGCACGCCAGCCGGGTTCGTCTCGAGCTGTTTGATCATCCCGAAGATGCCGTGGCAGCGAGGGTGATTGATCTTGACCCCGCGCGCTACCGCACGGGCGACGTCTGGCATGTCTGGATTAAGGGGATCCGGACTGGCCAGCTGTATGCCTGGCGCGTGGACGGTCCGTATCAACCCTGGAACGGGCATCGTTTCAATTTCAACAAGCTTCTCATAGATCCCTTGGCAACGGCGATCTCGCCGCTGCCTGATTGGGATTTTGCCCCGGCACAGGGATATGACCAGTCTTCACCGGAACGAGACGTTGTCTGTTCGAAAACAGATGATGCGGGAGCCATGCCGAAATGCGTGTTCACCCATGAGCATTTCCACTGGCATGAGGACCATCCGCCCAGGCATCCATGGTCGAACACGGTCATTTATGAAACACACGTGCGCGGCTTCACTATCCATCCCAGCTCCGGTGTGCAACATCCAGGCACTTACCGCGGCCTCATGGAAAAGATCCCATATTTAAAAGAACTTGGGGTTACGGCCGTGGAATTGATGCCAGTGCAGGAATTCAATGAACATCAGGTGACAGCAATCAATCCGCAAACAGGCCAGCCGCTTGTTAATTACTGGGGCTACAATCCTGTGGCCTTCCTTGCTCCGAAAGCATCCTACAGCAGCTCCGGAGGCATGGGTCAGCAGAAACTGGAATTCAAGGAAATGGTCCAGGCCTTTCATGGGGCAGGAATCGAGGTAATCCTGGACGTGGTCTTCAATCATACGGCCGAGGGCAACGAAGAGGGGCCTACACTCTGTTTCCGGGGGATTGATAACACTATCTTCTACATGCTGGCAGACGATAAACGTTCATACAGGAACTACACTGGCACCGGCAACACCATCAATGCCAACCATCCCGTCGTGCGGGACCACATACTGAGAGCGCTGCGCTACTGGGTGGTGGAAATGCATGTAGATGGATTTCGTTTTGACCTGGCCGCAGTGCTTGGCCGGGGCCGTTCCGGAGACTTGCTGCCCAATCCCCCGCTTCTTGAGGGGATCGCCGAGGACCCCATCTTAAGGGATGTGAGAATCATCGCCGAGGCGTGGGATGCCGCAGGAGCGTATGAAGTCGGGAGCTTCTCCGAACGACGCTGGGCGGAGTGGAACGGCCGGTACCGTGATGACGTCCGGCGGTTCTGGCGAGGTGATGATGGTATGCTTGGTCTGTTTGCCAGCCGTATTTGCGGCAGCGCCGACATCTACACCAGGTCAGGCAAAGGCCCTGAAAGCAGCATCAATTTTATCACATGCCACGACGGCTTCACTTTGAATGACCTGGTGAGCTATAACCACAAGCACAATGAAGCAAACGGGGATAACAACCGTGACGGGACAAGCGAGAACTTCAGCGAGAACAACGGCGCTGAAGGCGAGACAGCGGATGCCGGGATAGAGGCCTTGCGGAAACGCCAGATAAAGAACTTCCTGCTGACCCTGTTAATCTCTCGAGGGGTTCCGATGCTGCTCGGCGGGGACGAATTTCGCCGGACGCAAGGCGGCAATAACAACGCCTACTGTCAGGACAACGAAATGAGCTGGTATGACTGGAACTGCCTGGAGAGGCACAGGGAAGTCTACCGGTTTACCCGCGGCATGATCGCCTTTCGCCGTTACCACCCGATTCTGAGCACAGAGCAATTCTACATGGACACCGGGATCCAATGGTTTGGCCCGCAGGGAGGATTGCCACGCTGGACAGATCCGAAAGAAAAACAGGTTGCCTGCCTGATCCATGAAGATGAGCAGGCTGCACTTTGCCTGATGTTCAATGCCGGCACCACCGCAGTAGATTTTTGTTTGCCTTCTGTACCTCCGGGGGAGCGGTGGTTTCTGGCCGTTGACACATCCCACGAAGCGCCGCAGGATCTGTTTGCAGCGGGCGAGGAACCGCTCTGGGAAGATCATCAAACGTACCGTATGGGTCCACATTCGAGCGCCATACTTCTGGTTCGAAGAATGGACTGACAGAGCAAGTAGATATAGACATGAACACAAATACAAAGGCACTTGATCCGGAACTGCTGCGCAAGATGGATGCCTGCCGGCGAGCTGGGCTATTAGCAAGGAAAGGATAATGGAGACCGGCTTTATTCATGACTAAACAGGCAACTGAGCTAAGATATGCGGTACGCTTACGGGTGGTTTTGAAGTATTTCGGTCAACTGTGCCTTGTCCTTGCCGTACTGACGGTCCTGCCGCTGGTCATATCGGTGATCTATGGCGAGACGGACGCTGTCCTGCGTTATGGCATTGTGGTTGGCGGACTCGCGGCCCTGGGAGCAAGCCTGGCACGGCTGCGGGCGCCGGCCAGTGTGCAGGCTAATGAAGGCATGGTGCTGGTGGCGCTGATGTTTCTCTCTACGCCGCTCGTTATGGCCTATCCGATGATGGGCTTCGGGTTGAGTTTTCCGGATGCCTTTTTTGAAGCCGTCTCGGGAGTGACTACCACAGGTCTGAGCATGAAGGCAACGCTCATCGGTGCATCGCCTGTTTTTCTCTTCAGCCGCGCCTGGATGCAATGGTATGGGGGACTGGGCTTTGTCGTGCTGGCTCTGGCTCTGGTGGTAAAGCCCGGGCTGCTGGCCAAAGGTCTTGCCGTAACCGAGGTTGGAGAAGACAATTTGGTCGGCAATACGAAAACCCACGCGCGGCACGTCCTCATCGTGTATGGGTCGCTGACCGTCATCGGCATTGCTGGTTCGTTGCTGGCTGGACTGGGACTGTTCGATGCGGTATTATACATATTTGCATCGGTCTCGACCGGAGGCTTTGCGACTCATGACGGCAGCCTGGCAACATTAGGTTTGCCTGCGCAGGCGTGGATCACACTTATCTGTCTCGCGGGGGCAATCCCTCTGACGCTCTACTACCGGATATTCTGGCAAAAACGGCGTATTGCGATAGATGGGCTGCAACTTCTGTCTGTAGTAATTGCCGCAATTGTCGTCACTCTTCTGATGGGCGCAGGCATGCGGTTACGGGAGGGAATGCCATGGGCACAAGTTCTTCATCATGCGCCGCTTCTGGCCTTTTCCGCGCAGACTACAACCGGTTTTTCATCCATAACGGTTTCACAACTCGATCCCTATTCCAAGCTGGTGGCGATCTTCTCGATGATCGCGGGCGGAGGGGTCGGGTCCACGGCCGGGGGATTCAAGCTGCTGCGGCTCCTGATAGCAGCCAGTGTGCTCAGGTTTATCATCGTACGCTCGTGCCTGCCGCGGCACGCTGTATTGGAACCACGGCTGCCGGGACGTCGTTTGCAGGGAGAAGAGATTCAGGAAGCGTTGATGCTGATTTTCATGTTCATAGTTGTCGTCGCTGTGTCATGGCTGCAGTTTGTCGCGCTGGGATACCCTGCTCTGGACTCGTTGTTTGAAGTTGTTTCGGCAACGGGAACCGTGGGACTTTCGGTGGGAATCACAAGTACCGATTTACCAGCCCTCCTCAAGGCGGTCCTGTGTACGGATATGCTGTTGGGACGACTGGAAATCATTGCCTGGCTCGTGATGATGTTCCCGGGAACGTGGGTTGGCAGAAGAATGGAGGCAAAATGAGAATAGTGTTTATTGGAGCCGATGAAGTCAGCATTGAAACTGCTAAGGCTCTTGTCAGGAAGAACCACGAAGTCATCATCATCGAGACCGACAGGGTAAAAATAGATGAATTGTCTGAAGAGATGGATTGCAGTTTTCTGCTGGGAGATGGCAGCCGTCCAAACATCCTGCGCGAGGTGAATCCCGAACAGACCGACATCCTCTTTTGCCTGACGGGCAGCGACCAGACCAACGTCATTGCCAGCCTCGTCGGCCGGTCCCTCGGCTTCAAGCGAGTAGTGACGAGCATTGCCGATGAGCAATTCGAGGGCAT harbors:
- a CDS encoding chromate transporter, giving the protein MIENHRLRETALLFLKLGLTAFGGPAAHIGMMRDEVVKRRKWVDDQHFLDMLGATNLIPGPNSTEMTIHLGYIRAGWKGLIAGGTCFVLPAMIMVMAIAWAYVSFGTTPEVSWLLYGVKPVVIAIIVQALWGLGRTAVKGVLTAMIGLTVLILYFLGVNEILLLFSGGFVAIIAKNLPGQYNRSLSQVIAPAGGFALPAALTVITPIKLSHLFLIFLKIGSVLYGSGYVLLAFLRADFVTRLGWLTDQQLIDAIAIGQLTPGPVFTTATFIGYILGGLPGAILATVGIFLPSFIFVAISNPFIPRIRQSPRISAFLDGVNISSLGLMAAVTIQLSKTSLIDPLTVIIAILSVILLVYLKVNSTWLISGGAAAGLIRSFLA
- a CDS encoding methyltransferase regulatory domain-containing protein; the encoded protein is MNPYDKFLYPSYAYPQSHPDNLATLATLFGMEHAPADRCRVLELGCGSGGNIIPMALGLPESRFVGIDLAEVPITEGQAMINTLCLKNIILRKMDIMDVSAELGQFDYIIAHGLFSWVPPLVQDKIFSICKDLLLPNGIAYISYNTYPGYHLQGMVREIMRFHSTQIDEPKEKISHALNFVKFLSESIPDNTYRLILKEAVEQMGKRRDEGIYHDELAEFNLPVYFYSFMERAENHGLQYLSEANFYDMQESFPSEVTDTLSTLAKDSVVLKEQYLDFLKCRRFRRSLLCRQGLNLNRTPQPEQMYNFYIASSAQTMSQLSDITSETEEEFRNAQGASMKTGHPLAKAAIAELANAWPASLDFHELLNRVRNRFQGKNVAALEGDETSLSKIILWTYAAGLVELHTYQPAFTLDISERPVASPLARLQLLSGNRITNLRHTSVQMEGPLEQRLLLLLDGTRDRTAILNELANLVESGAASLRMNDVEVRDRSEAIDILSKGLETSLKQISRLALLVE
- a CDS encoding hemerythrin domain-containing protein, with product MIATDALKKDHRVIEKMLRLLESASKKLENGENVPVDILNKALDFIRNFADNYHHGKEEDILFKIMGEKGFAKEGGPIAVMLDEHNTGRGYTRALSEGIDKYASGDINAIKEIAENARNYTRLLATHIMKEDNILYTMADKILPEDQQEELLNKFAAAEMDQLGIELLQYYLNMPDQLIKSIT
- the glgX gene encoding glycogen debranching protein GlgX translates to MNKKTPTRKAIKTKKMRSLHDYVSEVSEQTDVRVGMPLPMGTYARGDGVNFAFFSRHASRVRLELFDHPEDAVAARVIDLDPARYRTGDVWHVWIKGIRTGQLYAWRVDGPYQPWNGHRFNFNKLLIDPLATAISPLPDWDFAPAQGYDQSSPERDVVCSKTDDAGAMPKCVFTHEHFHWHEDHPPRHPWSNTVIYETHVRGFTIHPSSGVQHPGTYRGLMEKIPYLKELGVTAVELMPVQEFNEHQVTAINPQTGQPLVNYWGYNPVAFLAPKASYSSSGGMGQQKLEFKEMVQAFHGAGIEVILDVVFNHTAEGNEEGPTLCFRGIDNTIFYMLADDKRSYRNYTGTGNTINANHPVVRDHILRALRYWVVEMHVDGFRFDLAAVLGRGRSGDLLPNPPLLEGIAEDPILRDVRIIAEAWDAAGAYEVGSFSERRWAEWNGRYRDDVRRFWRGDDGMLGLFASRICGSADIYTRSGKGPESSINFITCHDGFTLNDLVSYNHKHNEANGDNNRDGTSENFSENNGAEGETADAGIEALRKRQIKNFLLTLLISRGVPMLLGGDEFRRTQGGNNNAYCQDNEMSWYDWNCLERHREVYRFTRGMIAFRRYHPILSTEQFYMDTGIQWFGPQGGLPRWTDPKEKQVACLIHEDEQAALCLMFNAGTTAVDFCLPSVPPGERWFLAVDTSHEAPQDLFAAGEEPLWEDHQTYRMGPHSSAILLVRRMD
- a CDS encoding PQQ-dependent sugar dehydrogenase, with product MLTFTGCNENTSRRSHQVSKGLKTIATGLDFPLYLTTAPDDNNRLFIVEKGGLIRIIKYGVLLETPFLDIRKLVSNGNEQGLLGLAFDPGYVRNHRFYVSYTDNAGDSRIVRYLVTGNPDIAQAAPDLVLLTIDQPFPNHNGGNIVFGPDGYLYIGMGDGGSGNDPQGNGQDMTDLLGSLLRIDVRPQGNYTIPVDNPFISQPSARPELWDIGLRNPWRFSFDRKTGDLYIADVGQNAREEIDIAPASQGGGKGANYGWNIMEGTICTPGINPGCQKTGLTMPVLDYDHSGNACSITGGYVYRGSDIPEFQGTYFYADYCAGWVKSFVYSNGTITDNKDWKSLRPGGYITSFGEDGQGELYILTSQGGVYRIDAAVLSP
- a CDS encoding DnaJ domain-containing protein, producing MKNRRNYYRVLQVQPDAPFEVIRASYKAIMLELKQHPDLGGEKWKAQVINEAYESLKDEAKRREYDKMMLEKYTNNTFSNSGINRALKITSYCSFCKRPLSRDDSSKGCCPTCKSPLKKFGVDQFERECKRSGPRIKKSDKFYYYTTWPQKGNIAEMIDLSRNGIRFKCFSKLSHGMFIKISGSWLKGIVKINNASKSLYNGETEYIIGAEFVSVTFKETRGVFYSATA
- a CDS encoding helix-turn-helix transcriptional regulator, translating into MEKEIYEMHASICQIMANAKRLEIISILGNRELSVGELAEKMDIRMANLSQHLSIMKAKGILKSRREGVSIYYRIANPKVVQACKLMRDVMMEQIREKGQLSVSG
- the lexA gene encoding repressor LexA; the encoded protein is MSRGLTRYMEIIPLNPPFSKGEISCPTLEKGVRGGFERLFRVKQEHRREAKLKSRFNAVVRFYKQQGRMPSFSEIGEMLGLRSKNSVFKFVNRLEEMGVVERDHTGRLIPRSLVSGIRVLGTVEAGFPSAAEEELADTLSFDDLLVENREATFLLKVSGDSMIEAGILPGDMVIVDRSQAPKSGNIVIAEVDGEWTMKYLRKRGDMATLVPANPKYKTIRPKSELKIAGVVTAVVRKYK